A DNA window from Acinetobacter sp. 10FS3-1 contains the following coding sequences:
- the rpmF gene encoding 50S ribosomal protein L32: MAVQQNRKSRSRRDMRRSHDALTENALTVDQATGETRRRHHVSKDGIYRGRQLFAKASAE; this comes from the coding sequence ATGGCCGTTCAGCAAAACCGTAAAAGTCGCTCTCGCCGTGACATGCGCCGTTCACATGACGCTTTAACCGAGAATGCATTAACTGTAGACCAAGCTACTGGTGAGACTCGCCGTCGTCACCACGTATCTAAAGATGGTATCTACCGTGGTCGTCAATTATTCGCTAAAGCATCTGCTGAATAA
- the fabD gene encoding ACP S-malonyltransferase, with protein MSAQQLEQAAQASKTAFVFPGQGSQKTGMLAELAEQFAGIRETFAEASEAVGFDLWQIAQSGEGLDQTEFTQPVLLTASVALWRVWLELGGVAPKYLAGHSLGEYSALVAAGALSLGDAVKLVNLRGKLMQTAVPQGVGAMAAILGLDDAKVIELCVQATEAGEGSVEAANYNAQGQVVVAGNKERVEAVMALAKENGGKAIALPVSVPSHCSLMKPAAEQFAQALEQSAIEMPRIPVLQNVGAQAATDVNALRQALTAQLYESVQWTKTLQFLQDEGIEYIVECGPGNVLANMAKRLPKIEKALPLDTQSRLEDALNTVLVAEGKIA; from the coding sequence ATGTCTGCTCAACAGCTCGAACAAGCAGCTCAAGCCAGCAAAACTGCTTTTGTATTCCCGGGCCAGGGTTCACAAAAAACCGGCATGCTGGCTGAACTGGCAGAACAGTTTGCCGGTATTCGTGAGACCTTTGCAGAAGCGTCCGAAGCGGTAGGTTTTGATCTGTGGCAAATCGCTCAAAGCGGTGAAGGTTTAGACCAGACTGAATTTACCCAGCCTGTACTGCTGACTGCCTCGGTTGCTTTATGGCGCGTATGGCTAGAGCTGGGCGGTGTAGCGCCAAAATATCTGGCCGGTCATTCACTGGGTGAATACAGTGCGCTGGTTGCAGCAGGTGCTTTGAGTCTAGGCGATGCTGTGAAACTGGTGAACCTGCGCGGTAAGCTGATGCAAACGGCTGTTCCTCAGGGTGTGGGTGCTATGGCAGCGATCCTGGGTCTGGATGATGCTAAAGTTATTGAACTGTGTGTACAGGCGACTGAAGCAGGTGAGGGTTCGGTTGAAGCAGCCAACTATAATGCACAAGGTCAGGTAGTGGTTGCGGGCAATAAGGAACGCGTTGAAGCAGTGATGGCACTGGCCAAAGAAAATGGCGGCAAAGCCATTGCATTGCCAGTTTCGGTTCCATCTCACTGCTCGTTGATGAAACCTGCTGCTGAACAGTTTGCTCAGGCTTTGGAACAAAGTGCCATTGAGATGCCGCGTATACCTGTATTACAAAATGTAGGCGCTCAAGCAGCAACCGATGTTAATGCACTTCGTCAGGCTTTAACGGCGCAGCTTTATGAGTCGGTACAATGGACCAAAACCCTACAATTCCTGCAAGATGAAGGAATTGAATACATCGTAGAATGTGGTCCGGGGAATGTATTGGCCAATATGGCAAAACGTTTACCAAAAATTGAAAAAGCACTTCCACTCGATACTCAGTCTCGTCTGGAAGATGCACTAAACACCGTATTGGTGGCAGAAGGGAAAATTGCATGA
- the fabG gene encoding 3-oxoacyl-ACP reductase FabG: MTQERKVALVTGASRGIGAAIAQQLIQDGYFVVGTATSEAGAEKLSAQFAEQGAGKVLDVRDGAAIDALVTEIEKDFGSVLVLVNNAGITKDNLLLRMSEDDWDDILNIHLKAVYRLSKRVLKGMTKARFGRIINISSVVAHFANPGQANYSAAKAGIEAFGRSLAKEMGSRQITVNSVAPGFIATEMTEQLSEEIRKKMSDQVALNRLGDPQDIANAVSFLASEKASYITGTVIHVNGGLYMS, from the coding sequence ATGACACAGGAACGTAAAGTTGCCTTGGTGACAGGTGCAAGCCGTGGTATTGGTGCGGCAATTGCACAACAATTAATTCAAGACGGTTATTTTGTGGTAGGAACTGCAACTTCTGAAGCTGGTGCGGAAAAACTTTCTGCACAGTTTGCAGAGCAGGGTGCAGGCAAGGTTCTGGATGTGCGCGATGGTGCTGCCATTGATGCGCTGGTAACCGAGATTGAAAAAGACTTCGGTTCGGTACTGGTACTGGTGAATAATGCCGGAATTACCAAAGACAACCTGTTATTGCGTATGTCGGAAGATGACTGGGATGACATCCTGAACATTCATCTAAAAGCTGTCTATCGCTTGTCTAAACGTGTCCTGAAAGGTATGACCAAGGCGCGTTTTGGCCGCATTATCAATATCAGTTCTGTGGTCGCGCACTTTGCCAACCCGGGACAGGCCAACTATTCTGCGGCAAAGGCAGGAATTGAGGCATTTGGCCGCAGTCTGGCCAAAGAAATGGGCAGCCGTCAGATTACAGTCAACTCAGTTGCACCAGGTTTTATTGCGACTGAAATGACAGAGCAGTTAAGTGAAGAAATTCGCAAGAAGATGAGTGATCAGGTGGCTTTAAACCGTTTAGGTGACCCACAGGATATCGCTAATGCGGTAAGTTTTCTGGCTTCTGAAAAAGCCAGTTACATTACCGGTACAGTCATTCACGTAAATGGTGGTTTATACATGAGCTAA
- the acpP gene encoding acyl carrier protein — MSDIEQRVKQAVAEQLGIKVEEIKNEASFMDDLGADSLDLVELVMSFENDFDITIPDEDSNEITTVQSAIDYVSKKLG; from the coding sequence GTGAGCGATATCGAACAACGCGTTAAGCAAGCGGTTGCAGAACAACTTGGTATCAAAGTCGAAGAGATTAAAAACGAAGCATCTTTCATGGATGACTTGGGTGCTGACTCTCTAGACCTGGTTGAGCTTGTTATGTCTTTCGAAAATGACTTCGACATCACCATTCCTGATGAAGATTCTAACGAAATCACCACTGTTCAATCTGCAATTGACTATGTTTCTAAGAAACTGGGTTAA
- the lysM gene encoding peptidoglycan-binding protein LysM, producing MGIFDFVKGIGKKNTAAAEPQQTTPQAAAAEPSAQEVANKLLGHVKSLGLPISGLSISYNSTTDLATVRGEVQSQADREKIILAVGNIDHVAQVDDQLTVSNPEAESKFYTVKSGDTLSKISKDFYGDANQYNKIFQANRPLLKDADDIFPGQVLRIPT from the coding sequence ATGGGGATTTTTGATTTCGTAAAAGGGATAGGCAAGAAAAATACGGCTGCCGCAGAGCCACAACAAACTACGCCACAAGCTGCCGCAGCAGAACCTTCTGCACAAGAAGTTGCCAATAAATTATTGGGGCATGTAAAGAGTTTGGGCCTACCGATTAGTGGATTATCAATTAGTTATAATTCGACGACCGATCTGGCCACCGTACGCGGAGAAGTACAAAGTCAGGCCGACCGTGAAAAAATTATTTTGGCAGTGGGAAATATTGATCATGTAGCCCAAGTTGATGATCAGTTGACTGTAAGCAATCCTGAAGCGGAAAGTAAATTTTATACCGTCAAATCTGGAGACACTTTATCTAAAATCTCCAAGGATTTTTATGGCGATGCCAACCAGTATAATAAAATCTTTCAGGCCAATCGCCCTTTATTAAAAGACGCAGATGATATTTTCCCAGGTCAGGTGTTGCGTATTCCTACCTGA
- a CDS encoding Lrp/AsnC ligand binding domain-containing protein — protein sequence MRKLDRVDRMILDILQHDGRIAISELAARVNLSTTPCSERVKRLERDGIIMGYYARLNPAKVERNLLVFLEIKLSAKSGDVFDQVARDLIEIPEVLECHLISGEFDYLVKARLKEMSAYRRLLGDLLKKLPSSASSHSYIVMEEVKESLYLDVGL from the coding sequence CAACACGATGGACGGATTGCCATTAGTGAGCTGGCCGCCCGGGTCAACCTGTCGACAACGCCCTGTTCAGAACGGGTCAAGCGACTGGAACGTGATGGTATCATCATGGGATATTACGCCCGTTTAAATCCCGCAAAGGTTGAGCGCAACTTACTGGTTTTTCTGGAAATCAAGCTCTCTGCAAAATCTGGCGATGTTTTTGATCAGGTGGCGCGGGATTTAATTGAAATCCCGGAAGTACTGGAATGTCATCTGATTTCAGGTGAATTTGATTACCTGGTCAAAGCGCGTCTCAAAGAAATGAGTGCGTACCGTCGGCTACTCGGCGATTTACTCAAAAAACTACCCTCTTCGGCATCTTCGCATAGCTATATTGTGATGGAGGAAGTAAAAGAAAGTTTATATCTGGATGTCGGACTTTAA